The following proteins come from a genomic window of Nostoc sp. TCL26-01:
- a CDS encoding methyl-accepting chemotaxis protein, which yields MAASIDKYLETYQQACTAYAQQKYEVAASLVDQVVQNVPDDPNCHLLRGHIYYVLQQYDVAESEYTKVLQLTDDLEILGLASNGLENISQCQQLVPEKATSVDHQKPINTTDTSDFLSSSIPELEDLGAIEDFDSNSFDLNAFAEPVLGAVEIPVGSPFASLSDSISLDETSTSTPTFSDDPFAVNKSDANTISNQDSAELELPIFWQEDSLEQSKSDDNSLDGQATSEIDKNTSSESPFAEFDTTNSFIGEASAAEFLKIEETPESQNIDVEPTPNIPDTEDLITVKEEERNGAKPVDDAANISSANFSQPEAKNWLEEIAEQDNFSPPPKSINRDFYPQESLDTTSPKADLNSFDVDESFDFEAFESAFGSESITTDEETGSLLHKENSKSNIEFLDDFDEFDDLGNIPGFDLNDTDSSFSDVMLSSSTEINSIPRSQAGEVSLGSTTGDRDEELFTITGSQESVPIFSQSEVAKVEANVNVEQGWLAPLENASLDAKPWLVAGTVGVFSALVVATVSFAATNFSPPQQRESVRNTGWAMSLAAGVAGFATAGFMGNLTLKQIRRTTKDLQKQFDAVRQGNLNVQATVFSEDELGQLSAGFNEMARVIFTTTHEAQRKADEQEEAKENLQRQVIRLLDDVEGAARGDLTVQAEVTADVLGAVADAFNLTIQNLRDIVQQVKVAAKEVTKGATNSETFARALSSDALRQAEELAVTLNSVQVMTDSIQRVAEAAREAEKVARDASTIALKGGEAVENTVAGILEIRETVAETTRKVKRLAESSQEISKIVALISQIASRTNLLALNASIEAARAGEAGRGFAIVADEVRQLADKSAKSLKEIEQIVMQIQSETGSVMTAMEEGTQQVIKGTKLAEEAKRSLENIIQVANRIDILVRSITSDTVEQTETSRAVAQVMQSVELTAQETSQEAQRVSGALQNLVGVSRDLISSVERFRVETMETK from the coding sequence ATGGCAGCAAGTATAGACAAATACCTCGAAACTTATCAGCAGGCTTGTACAGCCTACGCGCAACAAAAATATGAAGTTGCCGCTAGTTTAGTTGATCAGGTTGTGCAGAATGTACCGGATGATCCTAATTGTCATTTATTACGAGGTCACATCTATTATGTTTTGCAGCAATATGATGTGGCAGAGTCAGAATATACAAAAGTTTTGCAATTAACTGATGATTTGGAAATTCTGGGACTTGCTAGTAATGGCTTGGAAAATATTAGCCAATGTCAACAGCTTGTACCAGAGAAAGCGACATCTGTTGATCATCAAAAACCCATAAATACTACAGATACATCAGATTTTTTATCATCTTCAATACCGGAATTAGAGGATTTAGGAGCGATAGAAGACTTTGATAGTAATAGTTTTGATTTGAATGCTTTTGCCGAACCAGTTTTAGGAGCAGTGGAAATACCTGTGGGTAGTCCATTTGCCAGTCTTTCTGACAGCATATCTTTAGATGAAACCTCAACATCTACACCAACTTTTAGTGATGATCCTTTTGCTGTAAATAAATCAGATGCAAATACTATTAGTAATCAAGACTCAGCCGAATTAGAACTGCCGATTTTTTGGCAAGAAGATAGTCTGGAACAGTCAAAAAGTGATGATAATTCTTTAGATGGTCAGGCAACTTCGGAAATTGATAAAAATACTAGTAGTGAATCACCTTTTGCCGAATTTGATACCACAAACAGTTTTATTGGTGAAGCTTCAGCTGCGGAATTTCTGAAGATAGAAGAAACTCCAGAATCTCAAAATATTGATGTAGAACCAACACCAAATATCCCAGATACTGAAGATTTAATAACTGTTAAAGAAGAAGAGAGAAACGGTGCAAAGCCTGTAGATGACGCGGCAAATATTAGTTCTGCTAATTTCTCTCAACCAGAAGCTAAAAATTGGCTAGAGGAAATAGCAGAGCAAGATAATTTTTCCCCACCGCCTAAATCTATCAACCGTGATTTTTATCCTCAAGAATCTCTGGATACAACTAGTCCTAAAGCTGATTTAAATAGCTTTGATGTTGATGAGAGTTTTGATTTCGAGGCATTTGAGTCAGCTTTTGGTTCCGAGAGTATAACTACAGATGAAGAGACGGGTAGTTTACTCCATAAAGAAAATTCTAAGAGTAATATCGAGTTTTTAGACGACTTTGATGAATTTGATGACTTAGGGAATATTCCTGGGTTTGATTTGAATGACACGGATTCTAGCTTCAGTGATGTGATGCTTTCCAGTTCTACGGAAATTAATAGCATTCCCCGCAGTCAAGCCGGAGAGGTAAGCTTAGGCAGTACAACAGGCGATCGCGATGAGGAACTGTTCACCATCACTGGTTCTCAAGAATCAGTACCCATCTTTAGCCAGTCTGAAGTTGCCAAGGTAGAAGCTAATGTCAACGTCGAACAGGGTTGGTTAGCACCGCTAGAAAATGCTTCTCTCGATGCAAAACCTTGGTTAGTAGCGGGAACAGTCGGTGTTTTCTCCGCTTTAGTGGTGGCTACAGTCAGTTTTGCCGCTACCAATTTTTCTCCCCCCCAACAACGAGAATCAGTCCGAAACACAGGTTGGGCAATGTCTTTGGCAGCTGGTGTTGCTGGTTTTGCTACAGCCGGTTTTATGGGTAATCTCACCCTCAAACAAATCCGGCGCACCACCAAAGACTTGCAAAAGCAATTTGATGCTGTGCGTCAAGGCAATTTGAATGTGCAAGCCACAGTGTTTTCGGAAGATGAATTGGGGCAATTATCGGCTGGGTTTAACGAAATGGCGCGGGTAATTTTCACTACCACCCATGAAGCCCAACGTAAAGCTGATGAACAAGAGGAAGCCAAAGAAAACTTGCAACGTCAAGTAATTCGTCTCTTAGATGATGTGGAAGGCGCAGCCAGAGGGGATTTAACTGTCCAAGCGGAAGTCACTGCCGACGTGCTGGGAGCCGTTGCCGATGCCTTTAACTTAACTATTCAAAACCTGCGGGACATTGTGCAACAGGTAAAAGTAGCGGCGAAGGAAGTAACCAAAGGGGCAACCAACTCGGAAACCTTTGCTAGAGCCTTATCTAGTGATGCTTTACGCCAAGCGGAAGAGTTAGCCGTCACCTTAAATTCTGTGCAGGTGATGACAGACTCGATTCAACGGGTGGCAGAAGCAGCACGGGAAGCAGAGAAAGTAGCTCGTGATGCTAGTACGATCGCTCTCAAAGGTGGGGAAGCAGTAGAAAATACCGTAGCGGGGATTTTGGAAATTCGGGAAACTGTCGCGGAAACAACCCGTAAGGTGAAGCGGTTGGCAGAATCTTCTCAAGAAATTTCTAAAATTGTGGCATTAATTTCGCAGATTGCCTCCCGGACTAACTTACTCGCCCTCAACGCCAGTATTGAAGCTGCCAGAGCCGGCGAAGCGGGACGAGGATTTGCGATTGTGGCAGATGAAGTCCGCCAATTAGCGGATAAATCAGCTAAATCTTTGAAAGAAATCGAACAGATTGTCATGCAAATCCAGAGCGAAACCGGCTCGGTGATGACAGCGATGGAAGAAGGTACACAACAGGTAATTAAAGGCACAAAGCTAGCGGAAGAAGCCAAGCGATCGCTAGAAAACATTATTCAAGTTGCCAATCGCATCGATATTTTGGTGCGCTCAATTACCAGTGATACCGTAGAACAAACGGAAACCTCCCGCGCCGTTGCTCAGGTAATGCAATCTGTAGAACTCACAGCCCAAGAAACTTCTCAAGAAGCCCAACGAGTTTCCGGCGCTCTCCAAAACTTAGTCGGAGTGTCCCGTGACTTGATTTCTTCTGTAGAACGTTTCCGTGTAGAAACGATGGAAACGAAGTAA